The DNA window TCGATCGCCCACCTCTCCGACAGCGAGCGGATGTTCTTCGTCAGCCTGCTGCTCAACCAGATGCTCGGCTGGATGCGCGCGCAGAACGGCACGACCTCGCTGCGGGCCCTGCTCTACATGGACGAGATCTACGGTTACCTGCCGCCGACCGCCAATCCGCCGAGCAAGAAGCCGATGATGACGATGCTCAAGCAGGCGCGTGCCTTCGGTCTCGGATGCCTGTTTGCCACGCAAAACCCGGTCGACCTCGACTACAAGGCGCTGTCGAACATCGGCTCGTGGTTCCTCGGACGGCTGCAGACCGAGCGCGACAAGCTGCGGGTGCTCGACGGTCTAGAGGGCGCGGCCGCTTCGCAGGATGCGGGTTTCAACCGGTCCGAGATGGAGAAGCTGCTCTCCGGCCTCGGCAGCCGGGTGTTCCTGATGAACAACGTCCACGAGGACGCGCCGGTGCTTTTCCACGTGCGCTGGGTGATGAGCTACCTCGCCGGTCCGTTGACCCGCACGTCGATCAAGAAGCTGATGGACCCGAAGCGTGACGCCTTCGCTGGAAATACGAAGGATGCCGTAGGCGAGAAACCTTCGAATCCGATGGCGATGCCGTCGTCTTCCGCTCCGGCCGCCGCGCCGAGGCCGGCGTTGGGTTCCGGTGTGACCGAACACTTCGTTCCGCTGGCCGGATCGGGGGAAGGGATCGTTTACCGTCCGCACCTGCTGCGCGCCGGGACGGTTCACTTCGCGTTGGCCAAGGCGAAGGTCGAGGGCTCGCGCACGGTGATGAAGGTCAACCCGATGAAACCCGACGCGATCGACTGGGATCACGAGGTCGAGGTGAAGACGGCGGAGTGGGCCGAACAACCGGCCGAAGGCGCGGGATTCGCCGAACTGCCGGGGTATGCGATGAACGCGGACAACTACAAGCAGGTCGAAAAAGACTACGACGAGTGGCTTTATCGCAACGAGAGGGCCGAGATCCTCTCGTGTCCGGCGCTCGATGCCTTTGCCGGATTGGGCGAGAGCGAGGAGGCATTCCGCGGTCGGCTCGGCCACGCGGCCCGCGAGGCGCGCGACGAGGCGGTCGAGAAACTGCGCGACAAGGTCGAGTCGAAGCTGAAGACGCTGGAGAACCGCAAGGAGAGCGCCGAGCGGACGCTCGAGCGGGAGAAGGGCCAGGCGGACTCGGCCAAGATCGATGCCGGGATGAGCGTGCTGGGTAGCCTGCTCGGTGGGTTGCTGGGCGGCCGGCGGCGCAGCGCTTCGACGGCGGTGAGGCGGTCGTCGCGGGCCTACCAGCAGCACCGCGATGTGGCGGCGGCCGAAGCGAAGGTCGAGGGGATTGAGGAGGACATCGCCGAGATGAAGGCTGAGTTGGAGGAGGACGTTCGCAAACTTTCCGAGGAGTTCGACCCGCAGTCGCTCGAGCTCGAGACCGAGGTCCTCAAGCCGACCCGGGCGAACGTGGAGGTCGATGAGGTCGCTCTGCTTTGGCTGCCCTACGACGAGCAAGGGGGAAAGGCGTGGTAGGTAGGGACGAGCGCCCTCGCTCGTCCGCGGTCGGTCGCGCTCGAGGCTTGGTTAAGAACCGTTTAGGCAGCTCCCTCGGCGGTCGGCCGAGGGCGTCCGACCCTACCCTTGCGAGGAGCGAGCGGCTCGGTAGGTTCATTTCATGACCCGCCGCATCTTCCTCCTGCTCTTCGCCATGACCGCCTCGCTGTTCGCCCGCGAGGCGAAGGAGGATGCGCGGATCGACGCACTTCTGAAGAAGGTCGCCTCACTCGAAGGAGCGACCTTCATCCGCAACGGCTCGGAGCACAGCGCGAAGGAAGCGGCCGGTCATCTGCGCAAAAAACTCGGCCGGGCGGGGGAGAGGGTGAAGACCGCGGAGGACTTCATCGACGGCTGCGCGACCAAGTCGTCGATCACCGGCAAACCCTACAAG is part of the Haloferula helveola genome and encodes:
- a CDS encoding DUF5329 domain-containing protein, whose product is MTRRIFLLLFAMTASLFAREAKEDARIDALLKKVASLEGATFIRNGSEHSAKEAAGHLRKKLGRAGERVKTAEDFIDGCATKSSITGKPYKIRFSDGSEKESGPYLHGELKKIGAAG
- a CDS encoding ATP-binding protein, producing the protein MISPESYENLGSFYLGREYDAEAGKPDGDLLLYDSKDLVTHGVVLGMTGSGKTGLCMALLEEAAMDHVPAIVIDPKGDIANLMLTFPNLAAEDFRPWINEDDASKKGVSPDDYAAKTAAMWKNGLAEWGQSPERIATLQERVDVNIFTPGSNAGIPVSILSSLEAPPFEVIDDGELLGERIESTVSSLLSLVGVDADPIQSPEAILLANIFANEWRGGRDLSLESLIRHIQQPPFDKVGVIDVESFLPSKKRQDLALRFNNLLASPGFATWLEGPPLDIAKMLHTPQGKPRISIFSIAHLSDSERMFFVSLLLNQMLGWMRAQNGTTSLRALLYMDEIYGYLPPTANPPSKKPMMTMLKQARAFGLGCLFATQNPVDLDYKALSNIGSWFLGRLQTERDKLRVLDGLEGAAASQDAGFNRSEMEKLLSGLGSRVFLMNNVHEDAPVLFHVRWVMSYLAGPLTRTSIKKLMDPKRDAFAGNTKDAVGEKPSNPMAMPSSSAPAAAPRPALGSGVTEHFVPLAGSGEGIVYRPHLLRAGTVHFALAKAKVEGSRTVMKVNPMKPDAIDWDHEVEVKTAEWAEQPAEGAGFAELPGYAMNADNYKQVEKDYDEWLYRNERAEILSCPALDAFAGLGESEEAFRGRLGHAAREARDEAVEKLRDKVESKLKTLENRKESAERTLEREKGQADSAKIDAGMSVLGSLLGGLLGGRRRSASTAVRRSSRAYQQHRDVAAAEAKVEGIEEDIAEMKAELEEDVRKLSEEFDPQSLELETEVLKPTRANVEVDEVALLWLPYDEQGGKAW